The Bacteroidota bacterium genome segment AAATAGTACTCAAATATTTTCAATCCACCTAAAATTGTGAAATAAAGTCAAATGATATTACTGAAATAATGCTTGATCTTTCCCAATAACTCTCCCGTCTCCTCATCGTTCAACTGGCTGCCGATCCTTACTTCACGGCCATAATAATCAAACGCTATACGTTCGCCTCCAACAAACCAATAGGCGTTTTCGTAACTGCTCAGTATGCTGTTTGAATTCACCTCAACCCGCTTCCAATTGCTTATCTGATCCACCCTGTATTCTTTATAGCGCTCCAGTCCGGTTACATCGCGCATTATTTTAACAGCATCTTTTGTTATTACAATTTTTTCTTTACCGCGTAAACGCCATAAAACCGCTTTTAAAACAACCAGTTCAAAATAAGTCCAGAAACTTATAAATACCAGCCAGAATAGTTTACGATCGCGGTCAGCGGCATGCATGAACTCAGGTATAGCCATTAGTCCGCAAACGGTAAAGGTTATCATCCAACCGATGAGCAATACATTTTTTAAACGGCTGCGGTTTGAAAAAATGACAATACTTAATTTATTTTCATTATCGAGGATACTTATCCGTTTTCCTATAAAATGCATATGGAATCTAAAATATTAAAGATAATACCTGAAATTGAGTCTTACTTTTCTTCCTTGATGAAGAAAAGTAACAAAACCTGCCGGTTAAACCTTTATGTCAAAAAGACGTTTTTTATTACTCTATAACTTTATGATGCAACGATTCCTGTGCCGATTGCTTAATTATTTGATGCGCTTCTTTATCACCCAAATATTTATCGATCCAGAAATGTATCAAATAAATGAGTGGTGTTAAAACTATCGCTATTACAAGCTTAACAGAATAGCCCGTTAAAGCTGTATTTATAAAAACAGCCGTAGTCATTTTACCGGGCAGCCAAAAGGCGATACCTAATACCACAAATGTATCGATCAATTGCGAAACAATGGTTGAACCTGTTGTCCGAAGCCATATCATTTTGCCTCCTGTTTTGTCGCGCAAAAGCCAGAATACAAATACATCAACAAACTGAGATGTAAGGAACGCGACAATACTTCCGACTATTATCCACATACTTTGTCCGAATACAGCGTTAAAATTAGCATCAGTAACAGAGGCTTCTATAGGAGCGGCTTTTACCTGCATAGCAAAAAACAGGATCACAAAGGCATAAGCGATAAGTCCGGCTGTTATAAATGACAATTTACGCACACCACTGCGGCCATAGTATTCATTGATAATGTCGGTAGTTAAAAAAACAATGGGCCAGGGAATTATACCTATGCTCATTACAAATGGCCCCAGCATAATGAGTTTAGCTCCGATTAATTCGGCGACAACAGCGTTGGTAATGAAAATACCCGCGAGGATTATAAAAACGAGATCTTTACGGGTATTGAATAGCATAACCTTACTTAAAGCAAATAAATAGTGTACTTACTTTTCTTCCTTGATGAAGAAAAGTAACAAAACCTGCCTACAGGCAGGGAAATCAAGACAAAACGATTCCTGCCGCACAAGGCAACTCGGCATCGCGTTTTGTCGAGGCCAGCACGCAGGAAAACAATATAATTTTACAAACATTCGAGGATTATCAAACATACTTAATGCCTTTACTGAAATATTCTTCAATGTTTTTTTTTATCACAAAGTTTCCAGGAATTCTTGGATTGAGTCATAAATATAATTCAAATCATCATTTGAAATGCAATAGGGCGGCATCACATAAATAATATTCCCCAATGGCCGCATTAAAATACCTTTACTGATGAAAAAGTTATATGCCTCTAGCCTTATGGTATTGAAGTACGATGTTTCTTCACCCGAATTTAATTCAATAGCCAATATAGTTCCTCTGCTTCTCACCTGTTTCACTTTTTTGTTTGCATCTATCTTCAAAACAAATTTTTTATGTTGCTCAGTAATTCGGGTGATGTCTGCAAATACATCATTTTGCTCAAAAACTTCAAGACTGGCTAAAGCTGCAGAGCAGGCAATGGGATTGGCCGTGTAAGAGTGTCCGTGAAAAAGTGATCTTGAATTATCTCCACCCTGAAATACATCAAACAATTGTTGCGTACATGATGTTACACCCATAGCCATAGTGCCTCCTGTCAACCCTTTTGATAAACAAAAAATGTCAGGCTTATTTGATAAATGATCTGTGGCGAAAAACTTTCCCGTCCGCCCAAAACCTGTCATCACTTCATCAGCGATAGTAATAATATTATTGTCCTTACAAACAGCTAACATTTCATTAAGAACATCCGGCTCGTATATGACCATACCGGCTGTACCCTGTACGAGTGGCTCGAAAATAAATGAGGCAACCTGTTCCTTCAAACCTGAAACCTGAAACCTGAAACCATCTAACCCTAAAACCGAAGTTGGTATATCTATA includes the following:
- a CDS encoding queuosine precursor transporter, producing the protein MLFNTRKDLVFIILAGIFITNAVVAELIGAKLIMLGPFVMSIGIIPWPIVFLTTDIINEYYGRSGVRKLSFITAGLIAYAFVILFFAMQVKAAPIEASVTDANFNAVFGQSMWIIVGSIVAFLTSQFVDVFVFWLLRDKTGGKMIWLRTTGSTIVSQLIDTFVVLGIAFWLPGKMTTAVFINTALTGYSVKLVIAIVLTPLIYLIHFWIDKYLGDKEAHQIIKQSAQESLHHKVIE
- the bioA gene encoding adenosylmethionine--8-amino-7-oxononanoate transaminase — encoded protein: MSLVERDKAIIWHPYTDEKLYGTPIPIISAKETYLFDEHGKKYIDAISSWWTNIHGHSHPHIAQKVAEQVKKLDHVIFSGFTHEPAVLLAEKLLHRLPSGQKKIFYSDNGSTAVEVALKMAFQYWYNKGQKRTKVLAFKNGYHGDTFGAMAVSGRSAFTKPFNDLLFEVVFIDIPTSVLGLDGFRFQVSGLKEQVASFIFEPLVQGTAGMVIYEPDVLNEMLAVCKDNNIITIADEVMTGFGRTGKFFATDHLSNKPDIFCLSKGLTGGTMAMGVTSCTQQLFDVFQGGDNSRSLFHGHSYTANPIACSAALASLEVFEQNDVFADITRITEQHKKFVLKIDANKKVKQVRSRGTILAIELNSGEETSYFNTIRLEAYNFFISKGILMRPLGNIIYVMPPYCISNDDLNYIYDSIQEFLETL